A portion of the Clostridium gelidum genome contains these proteins:
- a CDS encoding sialidase family protein, translating into MFYGFLNGKLYRSNDGGATFKETNASGIPKTGIDEFKAVPGKEGEIWLTSGSEKEGIYGMWHSKDYGETFTKIEGVQEVDTIGYSKAASQVMFQYIQILK; encoded by the coding sequence GTGTTTTATGGATTCTTAAATGGAAAATTATACAGAAGTAATGATGGTGGGGCAACATTTAAAGAGACAAATGCAAGTGGAATTCCTAAGACTGGAATAGATGAGTTTAAAGCAGTTCCCGGCAAAGAAGGTGAAATATGGTTAACTAGTGGAAGTGAAAAAGAAGGAATATATGGAATGTGGCACTCTAAAGATTATGGTGAAACATTCACAAAGATCGAAGGAGTACAAGAAGTTGACACAATTGGATATAGTAAAGCAGCAAGTCAGGTTATGTTTCAATATATACAAATACTAAAATAG
- a CDS encoding right-handed parallel beta-helix repeat-containing protein has translation MKNIKKLCLMAALGVMVTGGSLLPSTTAYAATTIPVTVGGSLEAAIANAKPGDTITISGTVTAGSITVPSGVTITGKTGKGKIDFSKTGKVNGKRGFVVNGTGSTIADLEIYNAGDNGIYVEGTKNFFTNLNVHNNNDAGVQLSNGASYNTLTGVNSHDNCDQYKTDKTKLGENADGFAIKLHSGVGNILTDCTAQGNSDDGYDLYAAHGAVKFTNCKAIKNGICNGIKGDGNGFKVGGIDNKTPGQPAHADALNHVLIGCTASGNTGAGFDRNNQTGVVTMTRCNSDNNLLGNYQFPATGTPSALGKTITFGTAIIDGCTSTGAGANKNNLSGAKVTNSPTVK, from the coding sequence ATGAAAAATATCAAAAAATTATGTTTAATGGCAGCTCTAGGAGTAATGGTTACAGGAGGAAGTTTATTACCAAGTACAACTGCTTATGCAGCTACAACTATCCCAGTTACTGTAGGAGGTTCTTTAGAAGCTGCTATAGCTAACGCTAAACCAGGAGATACTATTACTATTAGTGGAACTGTAACAGCTGGTTCAATAACTGTACCATCAGGAGTAACAATAACAGGTAAAACTGGGAAAGGCAAAATTGATTTCTCTAAAACTGGGAAAGTTAACGGAAAAAGAGGATTTGTGGTTAATGGTACTGGATCTACTATTGCAGATTTAGAAATTTATAATGCAGGTGATAATGGGATATATGTAGAAGGAACAAAAAACTTTTTTACAAACTTAAATGTTCATAATAATAATGATGCAGGAGTTCAATTATCAAACGGAGCTTCTTATAATACATTAACAGGAGTTAATTCTCATGACAATTGCGATCAGTATAAAACAGATAAAACAAAGTTGGGTGAAAATGCAGATGGATTTGCAATTAAATTACACTCAGGTGTAGGAAATATATTAACAGATTGTACAGCACAAGGAAATTCAGATGATGGATATGACTTATATGCTGCTCATGGAGCTGTAAAATTTACAAACTGTAAGGCTATTAAAAATGGAATTTGTAACGGAATAAAAGGTGATGGAAATGGATTTAAAGTTGGAGGAATAGATAATAAAACTCCAGGTCAACCTGCACATGCAGATGCATTAAATCATGTACTTATTGGTTGTACAGCATCAGGAAATACAGGAGCTGGATTTGATAGAAATAACCAAACTGGTGTTGTTACAATGACAAGATGTAATAGTGACAATAATCTTTTAGGTAATTATCAATTCCCAGCTACAGGTACACCATCTGCTTTAGGAAAGACAATTACATTTGGTACTGCTATAATTGATGGGTGTACATCTACAGGTGCAGGAGCAAACAAAAATAATCTTTCAGGAGCTAAAGTAACAAATAGCCCAACTGTAAAATAG
- a CDS encoding NifB/NifX family molybdenum-iron cluster-binding protein: protein MQKNEDMINQHFGKSKSFQIVAVEDNKITETKELSTENLQHNHGGLTDLLRKEKVNLVIASGIG from the coding sequence ATGCAAAAAAACGAAGACATGATTAATCAACATTTCGGAAAGAGTAAGAGCTTTCAAATTGTAGCAGTAGAGGACAACAAGATAACTGAAACTAAAGAGCTATCCACTGAAAATCTTCAACACAACCATGGTGGACTTACGGACTTACTTAGGAAAGAAAAAGTTAATTTAGTTATTGCTAGTGGAATTGGTTAA
- a CDS encoding Hsp70 family protein, which yields MNKEQVYCTSYDGQSQVEKKVYQGYYKKASMNNLLGNFMLSDILKASGGTENI from the coding sequence ATAAATAAAGAGCAGGTATATTGTACTTCTTATGATGGTCAGTCACAGGTTGAAAAAAAAGTATATCAAGGGTATTATAAAAAAGCTTCTATGAATAACCTTTTAGGAAATTTTATGTTATCAGATATACTAAAAGCTTCAGGTGGCACGGAAAATATTTAA
- a CDS encoding alpha/beta hydrolase: MSKKLKMIISKVVVGSMAMSICYLAGDYNVNAFAATTNTKAIQEIATENVQAVGDYKVPYGFDNNKPNVKYGTLKEVSYYSKTTGTTRKCNVLLPANYSAQKKYPVLYLLHGIGGTHSEWLNANPAAIIGNLVAEGKASDMIVVMPNVRAAANDSVPQNILSQENRNAFDNFINDLSNDLMPFINSNYSVKQGRENTAIAGLSMGGRESLFIGFKKLDKFAYIGAFSPAPGLLPDSALNYPGQFTAAQFTIPKNSINTPKLVMICTGNNDGVVGNTPNTYHQALIGNKVNHIWYTTDGGHDFKVWENGLYNFAKRIF, encoded by the coding sequence ATGTCAAAAAAATTAAAAATGATTATATCAAAGGTTGTTGTAGGATCTATGGCTATGTCTATATGTTATTTAGCTGGTGATTATAATGTTAATGCATTTGCAGCAACTACAAACACTAAGGCTATTCAAGAAATTGCTACAGAAAATGTACAAGCTGTAGGTGACTATAAAGTTCCTTATGGTTTTGATAATAATAAACCTAATGTAAAATATGGGACTTTAAAAGAAGTATCCTATTATTCAAAAACAACTGGAACTACAAGAAAATGCAATGTGCTATTACCAGCAAACTATTCAGCCCAAAAAAAATATCCTGTTTTATATTTATTACACGGTATAGGCGGCACACATTCTGAATGGCTCAATGCAAATCCAGCTGCAATAATCGGAAATCTAGTTGCTGAAGGCAAAGCTTCAGATATGATTGTAGTAATGCCTAATGTTCGTGCTGCTGCAAATGATTCAGTACCCCAAAATATTTTAAGTCAAGAAAATAGAAATGCTTTTGATAACTTTATAAATGATTTAAGCAATGATTTAATGCCTTTTATTAACTCAAATTATTCAGTGAAACAAGGTAGGGAGAATACTGCTATAGCTGGACTCTCAATGGGTGGGAGAGAATCATTATTTATAGGTTTTAAAAAACTCGATAAGTTCGCTTATATAGGTGCCTTTTCTCCTGCACCTGGACTTCTTCCAGATAGTGCATTAAATTATCCTGGTCAATTTACTGCAGCACAGTTTACAATTCCCAAAAACTCTATCAATACTCCTAAACTTGTAATGATATGCACTGGAAATAACGATGGTGTTGTTGGAAATACACCTAATACTTATCACCAAGCACTAATCGGGAATAAAGTTAACCATATTTGGTATACAACTGATGGTGGTCATGATTTTAAAGTTTGGGAAAATGGTCTTTATAACTTTGCAAAAAGGATTTTTTAA
- a CDS encoding glycoside hydrolase family 43 protein produces the protein MLKRSSSLLLAFTLLLSVGVSTPTVASADTNAVAKVPGYSNPLITQKFGADPYVMVYNGKVYAYMSSDAYMYDSNGKVIDNNYSNIKTITCLSSDDMVNWTDHGEIPVAGSNGAAKWANNSWAPSVTHKVINGKEKFFLYFANNGGSIGVLTSDTPIGPWTDPLGKPMITSSTPGVNGVVWLFDPAALVDDNGTGYLYFGGGIPGGNSPTQTQIENPKTSRVIKLNNDMIHTEGSAATIDAPFIFEDSGMHKYNGKYYYSYCANFSGTHPAGSPAAGTIAYMTSSSPMGPFTYDGTFLKNPGTFFGAGGNNHHAVFQFKNQWYVTYHAQTLGKALGVTKGYRSPHINKLEYNSNGTIKDVQADMQGVPQVANLNPYIRTEAETIGWNGGISTEKSKASGSMVSSINIDVTSINNGDWLAVSKADFKNGAKSFKANIASTVGGKIEIHLDSLDGQLIGTLDVSPTGGEQQWKEMNCNVKSVSGVHNVFFKFTGNGNKNLFNIDYWQFTS, from the coding sequence ATGTTAAAAAGATCAAGTTCACTGTTATTAGCTTTTACATTATTACTTAGTGTTGGAGTAAGTACACCTACAGTAGCAAGTGCAGATACAAATGCTGTAGCAAAAGTTCCTGGATATTCTAATCCTCTTATTACACAAAAGTTTGGTGCGGATCCATATGTTATGGTTTATAATGGCAAAGTATACGCTTACATGAGTAGTGATGCCTATATGTATGATAGTAATGGAAAGGTGATTGATAATAATTATAGCAACATCAAGACAATAACTTGTTTATCATCTGATGATATGGTTAATTGGACAGACCATGGAGAAATTCCAGTTGCAGGATCAAATGGTGCAGCAAAATGGGCAAACAATTCTTGGGCGCCTTCAGTTACACATAAAGTCATAAATGGTAAAGAAAAGTTCTTTCTTTATTTTGCAAATAATGGAGGGAGCATTGGTGTGCTTACATCAGATACTCCAATTGGACCATGGACAGATCCTCTTGGAAAACCTATGATTACAAGCAGTACTCCTGGAGTTAATGGAGTTGTATGGCTTTTTGATCCAGCAGCATTAGTTGATGATAATGGAACAGGTTATCTATATTTCGGTGGGGGCATACCAGGAGGTAATAGTCCTACACAAACTCAAATTGAAAATCCAAAGACAAGTAGAGTAATAAAATTAAATAATGATATGATTCATACTGAGGGTAGTGCAGCCACAATTGATGCTCCTTTTATATTTGAAGATTCAGGCATGCACAAATATAATGGAAAATATTATTATTCATATTGTGCTAATTTTTCTGGTACACATCCAGCTGGATCTCCAGCTGCAGGTACAATTGCTTATATGACAAGCAGCAGTCCTATGGGGCCATTCACTTATGATGGTACTTTCCTAAAAAATCCTGGAACATTTTTCGGAGCTGGCGGTAATAACCATCATGCTGTTTTTCAATTTAAGAATCAATGGTATGTAACATATCATGCTCAAACTCTTGGAAAAGCTTTAGGGGTTACGAAAGGATACCGTTCTCCTCATATTAATAAGCTTGAATATAATAGTAATGGAACTATAAAAGATGTACAAGCAGACATGCAAGGTGTACCTCAAGTTGCTAATCTTAATCCATATATAAGGACTGAGGCTGAGACAATTGGATGGAATGGCGGTATTTCAACTGAAAAATCTAAGGCATCAGGAAGTATGGTAAGTAGCATTAATATTGATGTTACAAGTATAAATAATGGAGATTGGCTTGCTGTATCAAAGGCTGACTTTAAAAATGGAGCTAAATCATTTAAAGCAAATATTGCATCAACAGTGGGAGGAAAAATAGAAATACATCTAGATAGTTTAGATGGTCAACTTATTGGTACTCTAGATGTAAGTCCTACAGGTGGAGAACAACAGTGGAAAGAAATGAATTGTAATGTAAAAAGTGTTAGTGGTGTTCATAATGTTTTCTTTAAGTTTACTGGAAATGGTAATAAAAATTTATTTAATATTGATTATTGGCAATTTACCTCTTAA
- a CDS encoding polysaccharide deacetylase family protein yields MLKSKIIKICVGAIALSLFFSVSTSINANAATSVKVPVLMYHRIETNANESNTWQISLNEFKQEMKYLNDNGYTTLTNDQFYNIITKKASMPVKPVLLTFDGATIDFYNNAYPLLKQYGFNATEYVVTDQIGTSWGSASDMIRIMNENQLKTVANNKIELENHSTTHGHIANLGTTELTKRVSGATTKLESLTNKPVKYFAYPFGESSNNFVNVLKSLNVKMAFKVGGGMATDSSDLMNMPRIAIVNTDNITTFTRKLTTGN; encoded by the coding sequence ATGTTAAAATCAAAAATTATTAAAATATGTGTTGGAGCAATCGCATTAAGTTTATTTTTTTCAGTGTCTACTTCTATAAATGCAAATGCTGCAACATCGGTAAAAGTTCCAGTACTAATGTATCATAGAATCGAAACAAATGCTAATGAAAGTAATACATGGCAAATAAGCTTAAATGAATTTAAACAGGAAATGAAATATTTAAACGACAATGGTTATACTACACTTACTAATGATCAGTTTTACAATATTATTACTAAAAAGGCGTCTATGCCAGTAAAACCAGTTCTTTTAACCTTTGATGGTGCAACAATAGATTTTTATAACAATGCATATCCTTTACTCAAACAATATGGATTTAATGCTACAGAATATGTTGTGACAGATCAGATTGGAACATCTTGGGGAAGTGCATCAGATATGATTAGAATAATGAACGAAAATCAACTTAAAACAGTTGCAAACAATAAAATAGAGTTAGAAAATCATTCTACAACACATGGACATATTGCAAATTTGGGTACCACAGAACTAACAAAAAGAGTAAGTGGTGCAACTACTAAACTTGAAAGTTTGACAAACAAACCAGTAAAGTACTTCGCATATCCATTTGGTGAATCAAGTAACAATTTTGTTAATGTTTTAAAAAGTTTAAATGTAAAAATGGCATTTAAAGTAGGTGGAGGAATGGCTACAGATTCTAGTGATTTAATGAATATGCCAAGAATAGCTATTGTTAATACTGATAATATTACAACATTTACAAGAAAATTAACAACTGGAAACTAG
- a CDS encoding endo-1,4-beta-xylanase translates to MKKYLSVILSATLIMSTFLTSGIQAKAATTTTTTTKAETNTNNANLLNTYGKVFGKVGTTLNAGQISDSSAINATKKEYNSVTPENEMKPDAILGYSANVISIQQAKALGYYIPDNYPESTVPKLNFTSVDNMLKFCFDNGLSMRGHTLVWHSQTPQWYFKNGYNDNGGYVTPAVMDKRMEFYIKTVMGHVFSSKYGSVVYAWDVANEYLHALPAEDPKATGWQKVYGNLGTKPGFIKQAFQYAYDTLAYYKLTDKVKLFYNDYNEYMEVNKIIDLISYINSGKKICAGIGMQSHLSTDFPPVAYYKSALQAFAKAGFEIQITELDVGCTSLSEQSKYYYDLMSAILSVKKAGANITALVFWGLSDDHSWRNNDPKYIRPLLYSNYSTPKEAYYSVLKAYSDAGYTIAK, encoded by the coding sequence ATGAAAAAATATCTAAGCGTGATTTTGTCTGCAACTCTGATAATGTCTACATTTTTAACTTCGGGAATTCAGGCAAAAGCAGCAACAACAACAACAACAACAACTAAAGCCGAGACTAATACAAATAATGCTAATTTATTAAATACTTATGGAAAAGTGTTTGGAAAGGTAGGAACTACATTAAACGCAGGTCAAATTTCAGATAGTAGTGCAATAAATGCTACAAAGAAGGAATACAATAGTGTAACACCAGAGAATGAAATGAAACCTGATGCTATATTAGGTTATTCTGCAAATGTGATTTCTATACAGCAAGCAAAAGCACTTGGGTACTATATTCCTGATAATTATCCAGAAAGTACAGTTCCAAAACTTAATTTTACAAGTGTAGATAATATGTTGAAATTCTGTTTTGACAATGGATTATCAATGCGTGGTCATACACTTGTTTGGCATTCGCAGACTCCACAATGGTATTTTAAAAACGGTTATAATGATAATGGTGGATATGTAACTCCTGCAGTCATGGATAAGAGAATGGAGTTCTATATTAAAACTGTTATGGGACATGTATTTTCAAGTAAATATGGAAGTGTAGTTTATGCATGGGATGTTGCAAATGAATATTTACATGCATTACCTGCTGAAGATCCTAAAGCTACTGGATGGCAAAAGGTTTATGGAAATCTTGGCACAAAACCAGGGTTCATAAAACAAGCTTTTCAGTATGCGTATGACACATTAGCATATTATAAATTAACAGATAAAGTTAAATTATTCTATAATGATTACAACGAATATATGGAAGTTAATAAAATAATTGATTTGATTAGTTACATTAATTCAGGTAAGAAAATATGTGCGGGAATAGGTATGCAATCTCATTTAAGTACTGATTTTCCACCAGTTGCTTATTATAAAAGCGCATTACAAGCATTTGCAAAAGCAGGATTTGAAATTCAAATTACAGAACTTGATGTTGGATGTACTTCTTTATCAGAACAATCAAAATATTATTATGATTTAATGTCTGCTATTTTATCAGTAAAAAAAGCAGGTGCAAATATTACTGCCCTTGTATTTTGGGGATTAAGTGATGATCATTCATGGCGTAATAATGATCCAAAATATATTAGACCATTATTATATTCTAATTATTCAACACCAAAAGAAGCTTATTATTCAGTTTTAAAAGCATATTCTGATGCAGGATATACTATTGCTAAGTAA
- a CDS encoding ion channel: MIETKCIRYPLIDFLYYSAVTITTTGYGDILPNSTIIRTSIMFETFFVSLLFFRTGDWRENDI, translated from the coding sequence ATGATTGAGACCAAATGTATTAGATATCCATTAATAGATTTCTTATATTATAGTGCTGTAACTATTACAACAACTGGATATGGAGATATTTTGCCTAATTCAACAATTATAAGAACAAGTATAATGTTTGAAACATTTTTTGTTTCACTGTTATTTTTTAGAACTGGTGATTGGAGGGAAAACGATATATAG
- a CDS encoding helix-turn-helix transcriptional regulator has product MVFNLNMLNSAVTDGCLIKYFAPLLNNEHQLPLIIKENYMENISIKDMCSICNFSEYHFMRFFKKYIGMTCIGYINTYRLQIASKFLDTTDKSIMDISFEVGFNNLFRF; this is encoded by the coding sequence ATGGTATTTAATTTAAATATGTTAAACAGCGCTGTTACTGATGGTTGTCTAATTAAATATTTTGCTCCACTGTTAAACAATGAACATCAACTACCTTTAATAATCAAAGAAAACTATATGGAGAATATTTCAATTAAAGACATGTGCTCTATTTGTAATTTCAGTGAATACCATTTCATGAGATTTTTTAAAAAGTATATTGGAATGACATGTATTGGATATATCAATACTTATAGGCTTCAAATTGCATCTAAGTTTTTAGATACTACTGATAAATCTATAATGGATATATCTTTTGAAGTTGGTTTTAATAATCTATTTAGATTTTAA
- a CDS encoding cell wall-binding protein: protein MKSNKFRILTLAVVVVLAQGTCAYAESKDTYSKDELNNLEPGFENTDIAKSNYKVNSDINRYSSQQTKDSTTDTTTSTTATTTANTTIESNPGNIPVSTIPSTGRAGDYWGKTSTGKWLLLEQGVPVSGWKMVRGKWYYMNPDGVMQTGWVNDGDQWYYLNSGGDMAYNTYIGNYYLDSSGAMQ, encoded by the coding sequence ATGAAAAGTAATAAATTTAGAATTTTAACGTTAGCCGTAGTAGTAGTTTTAGCTCAAGGAACTTGTGCTTATGCAGAAAGCAAGGATACTTATAGTAAGGACGAGTTAAATAATTTAGAACCAGGATTCGAAAACACAGATATAGCTAAAAGCAACTATAAAGTTAATTCAGATATAAATAGGTATTCAAGTCAACAAACGAAAGATAGCACTACTGATACGACTACTTCAACAACAGCGACAACAACAGCAAATACAACTATAGAATCAAATCCAGGAAATATCCCTGTAAGCACTATTCCGAGCACAGGGAGAGCAGGAGATTATTGGGGAAAAACTTCTACTGGGAAATGGCTTTTACTTGAACAAGGAGTTCCAGTAAGTGGATGGAAAATGGTAAGAGGAAAGTGGTATTACATGAATCCAGATGGAGTAATGCAAACTGGCTGGGTAAATGATGGTGACCAATGGTATTATCTAAACTCTGGAGGAGACATGGCGTATAATACATATATCGGTAATTATTATCTCGACTCTAGCGGAGCTATGCAATAG
- a CDS encoding RNA degradosome polyphosphate kinase — MDQINTYDNFFNRELSWLEFNQRVLDEAKDNTNPLLERLKFLAISSSNLDEFFMVRVGSLYSQIQAGFEEREVSGLTPTEQVDKILHRVRKMVEDQYKTYEHLYDHLGAKNIRILKYDMLNEEQLKFVSDYYKNILYPVLTPMVIDSGRPFPLLLNKTLNIGVMLKGNKSEQEIFATIQVPSVLERFVPIPGAQGENFVLLEDVIKNHISELFGFKVLTTACYRITKNADLSLNEEGAEDLLETIEESLKQRRWGLAVRLEIEDTNDNRIINKLEQEFEISDNQLFSINGPIDLTFINQLYSIKGYKDLKFGPMKSLPIKELQGCDIFQAISKKDIFLHHPYESFSSVVKLVEAAAHDEKVLAIKQTLYRVSGNSPVIAALSKAAENGKQVTVLVELKARFDEENNIHWARQLEKAGCHVIYGVIGLKTHSKILLIVRKEKKGIKRYVHLGTGNYNDVTAKFYTDIGLLTAKPEYGEDASVIFNMLSGYFRPENMSKITIAPYGLRKKLEYLVERETEYAGKGKPAKIIAKMNSLVDKKLITALYKASQTGVKVILIIRGVCCLKPGVKGLSDNIKVRSIVGRYLEHSRIYYFFNDGKEDIYISSADWMYRNLDKRVETMTIIEEPIIKKELKEMLELYIKDNVKSRVLLPDGSYKKVEAEGKNINAQEDMLELCKKFNNKG, encoded by the coding sequence ATGGATCAAATAAACACATATGATAATTTTTTTAATAGAGAGCTTAGCTGGTTAGAATTTAATCAACGGGTTTTAGATGAAGCGAAAGATAATACAAATCCCCTTTTAGAAAGACTTAAATTTTTAGCTATATCTAGTTCCAATCTTGATGAATTTTTTATGGTTAGGGTTGGATCGTTATATAGTCAAATTCAGGCAGGATTTGAAGAAAGGGAAGTTTCAGGATTAACACCTACCGAACAAGTTGATAAAATATTACATAGGGTTAGAAAAATGGTAGAAGATCAATATAAAACATATGAACATCTGTATGATCATTTAGGAGCTAAGAATATAAGAATTTTAAAATATGATATGTTAAATGAGGAACAATTAAAGTTTGTAAGTGATTACTATAAAAATATCCTATATCCAGTATTAACACCTATGGTAATTGATTCTGGAAGACCTTTCCCATTATTATTAAACAAAACATTAAATATTGGTGTTATGTTAAAAGGAAATAAAAGTGAACAAGAAATATTTGCAACTATTCAAGTACCATCTGTATTAGAAAGATTCGTACCGATTCCAGGAGCACAAGGAGAAAATTTTGTACTATTGGAAGACGTTATAAAAAATCACATAAGTGAACTCTTTGGTTTCAAAGTATTAACAACTGCTTGCTATAGAATAACAAAAAATGCAGATTTAAGTTTAAATGAAGAAGGCGCAGAAGACTTACTTGAGACTATAGAAGAGTCGCTTAAACAAAGAAGATGGGGGCTTGCAGTAAGACTAGAAATTGAAGATACTAATGACAATAGAATTATAAATAAATTAGAACAAGAATTTGAAATAAGTGATAATCAATTATTTTCTATAAATGGACCAATTGATTTAACATTTATTAATCAATTATATAGTATAAAGGGGTATAAGGACCTTAAATTTGGACCAATGAAGAGTTTACCAATTAAAGAATTGCAAGGATGTGACATTTTTCAAGCAATAAGTAAAAAAGATATTTTCCTTCACCATCCTTATGAAAGTTTTTCATCTGTTGTTAAATTAGTTGAAGCTGCGGCACATGATGAAAAGGTACTAGCTATAAAGCAGACATTATATAGAGTAAGTGGTAATTCACCAGTAATTGCAGCTCTTTCAAAAGCTGCAGAAAATGGTAAACAAGTTACAGTATTAGTTGAACTTAAAGCTAGGTTCGATGAAGAAAATAATATCCATTGGGCAAGGCAACTTGAAAAAGCAGGATGTCATGTTATATATGGAGTAATAGGACTTAAAACTCATAGCAAAATATTACTAATTGTTAGAAAAGAAAAGAAGGGTATAAAAAGATATGTTCATTTAGGAACAGGAAATTATAATGATGTAACTGCAAAGTTTTATACTGACATAGGACTACTTACTGCAAAACCAGAATATGGAGAAGATGCATCTGTTATATTTAACATGCTTTCAGGATATTTTAGACCGGAAAACATGAGCAAAATAACCATTGCACCCTATGGACTCCGAAAGAAATTAGAATACCTAGTAGAAAGAGAAACGGAATATGCAGGAAAAGGAAAACCAGCAAAAATAATAGCTAAGATGAATTCATTAGTCGATAAAAAGCTTATAACAGCTTTATATAAGGCTTCACAAACTGGAGTTAAAGTAATTCTTATAATTAGAGGGGTTTGTTGCTTAAAACCTGGAGTTAAAGGATTAAGTGATAATATAAAAGTTAGAAGCATAGTAGGGAGATATTTAGAACATAGTAGAATATATTATTTTTTCAATGACGGAAAAGAAGATATTTATATATCAAGTGCTGATTGGATGTATAGAAATCTAGATAAAAGAGTTGAAACCATGACAATAATTGAAGAACCAATAATAAAAAAAGAACTTAAAGAAATGTTGGAACTTTACATAAAAGATAATGTTAAAAGCAGAGTTTTGCTGCCTGATGGTTCTTATAAAAAAGTTGAAGCAGAAGGCAAGAATATTAATGCACAGGAAGATATGCTAGAACTTTGCAAGAAATTTAATAATAAAGGTTAA